The Brassica oleracea var. oleracea cultivar TO1000 chromosome C7, BOL, whole genome shotgun sequence sequence TAGCTCTTGTATCATACCATCGTTCCTTAGGGTGTTGTTTTCAACCATTTTGACCTCAGTCACCACTACACAAAGGTTTTGTTTAGCAAGATTGGTTTGAGCCTTCTCATCATTGATCTTTATATGCGTTGCGCATGAGACTTGTGTCCAATATTTTTGTAGTAGTGACACTTCCCCTTGAACTTTTCTACATTTGCTTCAGCGGCTTTTTAAGTTTGTTCCAAAAGCCATCAAGGGTGCAGCCATTTTGCAAGACTTAGCAGAAGAGTTAGACTTTTTCTTTTCCTTTTCCTTTCATCTCAGCCATGTTAACATTGTGCTTTTTAATGAAGAGCTTGTCAGAAATTCGATTCCTGGATTCCATCTGAAGCTTCATGATGACGTATTCAAGATTGATTTTCTTCTTTTTGTGCTTCAAGTAGTTTTTGATTGTTAGCCACCAGGGAGCCATATTTTAATGAGAGAAGATAACAATTATCCGCCCAAGTACCGTACATTCAACCATATTCACAACATAGATAATGAAATGCTAAAAAGGAGAAACATGCATTTTATTTAGATAAATTAAATAAGTTGGGAAGCCACTAAACAAAAGAACTCTTAAGCATGCTCTTTCTTTACCATCACAATTGTTTGAAAGCTTCGCTGTCACTTACTCCATCGCCTCCAGTTTGATCTTCTTAGATCCACCATGTATATTGCTGCTTAGTTTGTGATATTTGTTTTTAATCCTTGCACGATACCTCTCATCTCTTTCTTTTTTCGTCTCATTCTTGTAGTGAGATGACATATGTGCAGCAAATTTCTTTGAAGTGTTAAACACACTGTTGCACTTGGGACATGTATATGGACCGTATTTCTCATATGGAAAACTATGTGTCCGACCATCATATTGAACATCTTAACTTCTCCCGTCTTCATCAGAATTGTAATCATGAGATTTGTTTGGTTTAGGGCTTTTCCTTGACGATTGACCTTCTTGGAGAACATGTCGGTCATGGTTGTACTTTGATGAAGAAGAAAACATGTCCAGATGCTGACGATAAGGAGAGTCTTGGCGAGGAATGGCATTAACAGGCTTAGGGTTCAAGATCCCACAGTTTTTATCAAGAAAGGTTGGACGATAAGATGTAGGACGATTCCACATATTGGTTTTAAAATCCATGTCATGTTGGACACGTGCAATATCATTTTGGATATTGTAAATTTGATTGCTAGGAACAATTGCAGAAAACCTATTTGTAATTGTTTGGGTGAAAGAGACTTGAGAATATAGAGGATTATTTGTCATAGGAAAACAATTAACACCAAGAACAGAATCACTTTCACTCCTCATATGATAATTCATATATGAATTGTTCAATCCAAAAGAAGACGAAGAGACATGTGAATTTTGGTAGCAAGAAAAAGAGGGACAAGAAGAGAATAAACCTCTATGGTTCATGTGATCAGAGGTAGTGAATATCGATCGAGTTGTTTTGGAATTATGATTCTTGAAGTTGGGAACAAAACCATGATAGTTTGTATTATCATCCCCATAAGAGCTGAATCTGTTTGGGTTTGAAGACATTTTGAAAGATAGATAGTATTTTACATGGGTGCTTATGCATCCTTTTATAAAGCCTCCATTAAAAAAAAGAAGCTAAAAAAGATTTTTAAGAAAATTTAGTTTAAAATATGAAAGGAAAAATATCTACTCTAAATTATAAGTCAAATAAAAATCCTTAATTTCTTATTTAGTTTTCCAAAAATGTTTCTATTTATATGATAATATATGGATACAATAAAAAGTTGATTTGTTGTCATTTACATAGATTCGATAGTTAGTCTAGAAGGTAGATGATATCCAAATCTAGATTTTCTGTGTCAACATTTTAATGTTATTTACTTTAGGATGGATATACATTCCGGTGCGTGATTGACGTTTTCTTATCCATCTTTACTTTTTGTGGTATATATAGCTGTGATTTTGCTGACAAAAAAATATAATGGTGATTCTATAAAATGATTATATACATATATGATAATATACTTCTGAAAATATAATCACCATTATATATTCGATTAAATCTTTTTGTTAATGTAATTTCATATATGACCTAAATTTTGTATGTTTTTGTTTATATGAGATAATAGTTAAACATAGTATTTAAAATCTGGTGTTTTACATTGTGTAAATTTATAACAGTTTTTTTAATGTTTTGTTCGACGTAGTTCTTGTATAATGGTTTTTTTTTTTTTTTTTTTTTTTTTGACAGCAAGAAATTTACAGACTCATGTTGACTCTGTAAACCATATTGGTAACTCCGCATCCATGTGAACGACAAAGGACAGTTGCTTGCGTGCACTACGTGCTAAGCTATCCGCCCGAAGGTTCGCCGTCCGAGGTACATGGACGATGTCTGAGTTGAGGAAGTTTCCTTTGAGGAGTTTGATATCTTCCAAGTAGCTTCCAAATGCTGGCCATTCTTCTGGTTCCGAAACCATCTTCACCAATTGAGAACAATCCGTTGCAAACGTAACCTGGACCTGTCTTAAATTCCTCATACATTTCATTGCCCAAATCAAAGCCTCTATCTCCGAATGCAGGGGAGAGAGGCATGCCCTTACATTCCTTGCCCCCAGTAGACCCTCGAACCCCGGTAAAGTACTATGCCAGCCTTGCCCTGACATTAATTCTTTATCCTTCCATGATCCATCAATAAAACACCATCGACCTGATGTCTCTAAAGGAGGAATGGTTTGTACCGAAAGCCCCCTCCTTGGTTCATTTCTCACTTGTGCGTCTGCCCAGAGTGATGATTCCACTTCAGCCAATTTAAGAGTATCCCGCGGATCAATATCCAAATTACTATAAACTTTGTTATTTCGGGCTTTCCATATATACCATAAAATCCATGCAAAATGGTGGTCATCCATTTGCGGTTGTACTCTCCAAAAAAGATGATCCATATTAACAAATAAAGAGCTGATAGGGAAGATATTATGCGGTGAAGGAATCTTGGATAGTGCCCACACTTGACGTGCAGGAGGACATTCAAAAAATACATGATTTATTGATTCTTCCGGATCTCCACAACGAGCACAACATATATCTCCTCTGATCCCTCGTGCCTTTAAATTTTTCATCACCGATATACATCCTGATACCATTTGCCACAAGAAATGCCGTATCTTTGGTGGACACCGCACTTTCCAGCAGAAAGCTTTAAGTATATCCACTGTGGGGCCATTAAAAACAGGAGGTTTTAACCTATCAGGGTAAATACGTTCAACCTGATAACCTGATTGGACCGAATATTTTCCATTATTAGTAAAATGCCATCCATCCTTATCCTCCATCTGAATCCTACTTAAAGGGATACTTTCAATAATTCTTACATCCTTCGGATCCACTAGAGCCCTGATTGCCTGTATATTCCATGAACGAGATTCCTGATTGATGAGGGAATCCACTGTGAGTTCCGGATAAAAGTTGTGAAATTTTTTATTTGCTGGTCTCGGGCGAGTGGCTGGGATCCAAGGATCATTCCATACAGAGATAGATGATCCTGTTCCCACCCTTTTAATTAGTCCTTTACAAACCAGAGATCTAGCAGAAGTAATACTCTTCCAGCCATATGACGGGGAGTAAGATCGGATCGGTTCCAGGGGTGAAGCATTCCTGTAATACCGTCCTTTGAAAACTCTTGAAAAAAGAGTATTTGGTTTCTCAATTAGCCTCCATAGTTGCTTACCAAGCATTGCTGTATTAAAATCCATAAGATCCTTAAAGCCCAAACCACCATTATCTTTGGTTTCACACACTTTATCCCATGATTTCCAATGCATACCTCTTGCACTACCCCCTGGACTCCACCAAAATTGTGCTACAGCACCCGTCAGCTTCTTAACTGTAGCTTTTGGTAACCTATACACAGACATCACATGGTTTGGTAAGGCCGTAATCACCGATTTAATAATCACCTCCTTTCCACCTTTTGTAAAAAAACGAAAGGTCCATCCATTAACCCTTTTATTCAACCGCTCTTGAACAAATCCAAACACTTGTACCTTAGAGCCACCCAGACTTTCCGGCAAGCCTAAATAAGATCCCATTCCCCCTAGATTTTGGATTCCCAAAATATCTCTCAACTCTTGCCGAGTAGCTTCCTCAATCTTGTGTCCAAATTGAATTGACGATTTCTGGAAATTAATCTGTTGCCCTGAAGCAGTCTCATAATCCTTTAGAATCCTAAGAATAGTTTGACACTCTTCCTTGTTTGCCTTACAGAAAAACAAACTATCATCTACAAACTATCAATAATGGTTTATCTTTCTTAAGTAATTTACTGTATCAATATATAATGAATATCAATATATTCTTCCATATTTGGTACACAAGCTTCATAATTTAAAATAATTAAGCAGATAAACATCATTATTTTCAAAAAAAAAATTCTAGATAGTTTTAATTTCAACATTTTATTCAGTATTCCTGATATTATGTAAATTTAATAAAAACTCAAACAAATCTTAAGGTTGTATTAAAATTATTTACAATAGTATTTACTAAATTCAAATGAATATGTATATATTTTAAGTTTATATTTTTTTAATATCGAAAATATTAAATACCAAATAATTAAAGAGAAATTCCCTAAGATAGCACTATATTTTTTTTATCACAAATAAAGCATACAAGGATTAAAATTACCAAAATATGTTTCATTAAAGAGATAAAATACACTTATATTCATATGGTTAACTAATTAAGATATATAATATAGATTTTAGGGGTGGAGTTTATGATATTTAAAAAATAATAATTACAATTAATATTAAAAAATAGTTTCAAAGAAATATCCGGAAAACAAATATCTTCAGGATATGCATTCCAATCAGAGAAATCTCATTTTTAAATTGAGAATATTGTAATACTCTTTCCATTAGAGTATTCAAGGTCTATAGATTTCTGGTCCACAATTCTTATTTGATATAGACAATATTTTCTTGGTCTATTTGGACTTCAAACCAAACTTCTTACATACAATCGTCTAGATTTTCGTCTCATACATACGAATAACTCATTCGTAACTATGAAAGTTACTATTATGACTTTCTTTCTTGTCATATGAAATTACATCTTTTGGTTATGAAAAAGATTAGTAATTTGCTCAATAACACTTTAAATATGGTACTTCAAGACCAAACATATATGAGCATCTTAAATAAAATCCTTCAAGGATCTTTATGATAACATCTAATTTTAGATCTCCGATTTAGAATACATAAAGACAATATTGTCAAGAGCTTTCTTCCAAAATATAATTTTCTATAACTCTTTAGGAGTTTTTGATTATATTCAAATCAATGATTCTATTGATCTATAATCTCTTGATAAATATAAAGATATATTGATTAACTTCAAATATTTCATATATCCCATAAACATATTTCGATCGAATATGATTTTGATATCATCAATCCTTCAGGGATTCTATCTTTTAGGGATTCTATCTCTTAGGGCATTCAAATCAATAATTCTATTGATCTATAATCTCTTGATAAATATAAAGATATATTGATTAACTTCAAATATTTCATATATCCCATAAACATATTTCGATCGAATATGATTTTGATATCATCAATCCTTCAGGGATTCTATCTTTTAGGGATTCTATCTCTTAGGGACTATCAGTTTCCATTCATATATCCCATAAACATATTTCGATCGAATATGATTTTGATTTCATCAATCCTTCATGATTCTATCTTTTAGGGATTCTATCTCTTAGGGACTATCAGTTTCCAGTGGGTTTTATAATTCAAGTTATTCCTTTATTGTCAGACTAATAAGGAACATAAAAGTAGTTGCACCTANNNNNNNNNNNNNNNNNNNNNNNNNNNNNNNNNNNNNNNNNNNNNNNNNNNNNNNNNNNNNNNNNNNNNNNNNNNNGACTTGTATTTTACATTTTCTTTAGTCTGAGGATCAACGATAACTCATATCAACTTATTTTCTTTTTCAGCTGTTTATTTTCTCCCCTTTATGTTGGAAATGCTAATTCACTTTTAGCATTCAAATCGAGGGATGGCTATGGATTCTTAAGTATCAATGAAGATTCACATCCAACATATAATTCCAACCTCATTTGAGAATCCATCTTAATTAAAGCTCTATGGTGGAGCAAATGGAATGTATATCGCACATCCAACATTCTTTGATGGAAAATGGTTGATTTCTAACCCAATACCAATGACGGGGAGAACCAATGATTACTTGTTGGCTTGNNNNNNNNNNNNNNNNNNNNNNNNNNNNNNNNNNNNNNNNNNNNNNNNNNNNNNNNNNNNNNNNNNNNNNNNNNNNNNNNNNNNNNNNNNNNNNNNNNNNNNNNNNNNNNNNNNNNNNNNNNNNNNNNNNNNNNNNNNNNNNNNNNNNNNNNNNNNNNNNNNNNNNNNNNNNNNNNNNNNNNNNNNNNNNNNCAATGAATATTCACTAAATCTTTATGTATATTTTCGCATCATTACTGAATCAAAATGGTCTAACTGGTTCATGCCAAATATTTTGTAAACTTCTGGTTTACTATATATTTATTTCCACTACAATAATATTTGTGTAGTACAAAAAGGCTATAGATACTTTCTCTAAAATACTTATACTGTCTTAAGCATTTCTTTTGCTTATTGTCTCAACATAAGTGACTCAAAATTTCAGAGACTACTTTGAGAATGATTCATCAGTCTTAGTTTTAGTGCAAACATAATCTTCTGGATGTTTCACTTATCATGAAATGTGAGATTCTTTAACTCTTCCCCTCGAGATGATATTACTATATGTTTATCAATCTCGAATGAATCTCATTTTTGAATCAATAACCTACCCTACATGGATCATGTATTCTTTCCCAAATCATTTTAACTTTTGAGACTTTAAGGATTTTAAATTGCATTCTTATGTGTAATAATATTATGTACTCTTCTGGAGCATCATATATATCATTTTCTTGAACATTCTATAAGGTTTTACTACCTTGTATTGTACTCACAATAATTTTCTTTCATATTTGGATGATTGAATCATATCTCTTATCATCTTTATTTTCTCAACTTCAAGTGAGAAAATGAGTTTTAAATAAAAACTCTTGGGTCTTTCTTTATTACCATCTTTATTTTTCAACTTCAAGTGAGAGTATGAGTTCTAAAAAGAAACTCTTTGGATCTTGACCTTATTTATATCCACATTCACGTCTACAACTACATTTATGTTCATTTTCTTGAGCAATACTATTTGTGTGGATTTTCATTCCCAATATAAATGTCATATTCTCTTTAAAAGAAGAGATCATAATCAACTAGATGTGATTTATTATCTTAAATCAATAGCTCATTGTTTCTCTGAGTCTCAAAGAGACAAGATACAAGTATAAATTTTTTTTTAATCTATTTTCCCAAGCATGTGTCTGCTGGACAACATTACTAGTGTGAAAAATATATATTCTCCCATATATATGCATCATTAAAAAAAAATTCAAGAATTTTACTTTTAAACTTAACATCCAACATAGTTGAGATATATTACAGACTTCAGGTCTTGTAATCGTTAGATGCAAAATACATAATGAGCTATAGGTAATCAATTCAGGTGATTGTACATTTCTTTAGATTATTCTCCAAGACTTATGGGATCTTAAGGTCAAACCTTAAATTTAAAACTCTCACATATACAACCACAATGAAATATAATAATAAAACTATTTCAAATTATATAAAATATGTATTAACATAGATCTTATTATATAATAACATAGATCTTATTATATAAAGAAATAGATAATATTTCTATAGTAATCATCATATGTGCCACTTCTTTACTTTCATGCTATTGAACAAGGAATCAATAAACTTACTAAACAAATCTTATATCACATTTATCAATTTTCATGTAAATTATTACCCTTGTATATAAAGCATGAAAATAAAATACTTATCTCGGTAAAAAGTGCAAAGGAGATGAGAATTTGAATTGCTCATGTATCTTGGTTGGATATAATTTTACATGATCTCTTCTCTTTTAAAGAGGATAAATAATTCTGAAATACTCAAAATTTGCTCATATAAATATGGCTAACGTATTAGTAAACATCAATATATAACATAGACCATATTAAATAGTGATAATTCATTCGAAAAAAAATCTACTTAAATCAAGCGTATATATAATTACTATAAAAATCATTCGAGCATTAAGCAGAATGTGCAAACCAACGGTTTCTAAACCCGATGCAACCCAAAACTATTACCATATCATGTGATGTTCCAAGTAAAATAGAAATAATATATTACATGCACTCAACCGTAACACTTGATTACTATATTATATGTATTCGTATACATTACATGCACTCAGCCAAAAATTTTAAACCAACATGCAATATCTTATCAAGTCTAGTAAATAATTATTAACCTATAAATCCAATTCGATGATATAGTTTTAAGTATTGAACAATGCGCAGCCATAAGGAATAAAAGTGGATGCAATCACAAACGCAATAACAATATAAGATGTAGCTGCAACACTAAATATATGAATTTGTTAATTTATACGTTCAACTGTATCGATACTATATGCAACCGTAATAATAATATGCAGCCGTAATGAGACGTATTCAAACTTTGGAGCTATAGTCATCTGCTATTACTGAACCATAATGGTATGCTATAATTAACAATATGCAT is a genomic window containing:
- the LOC106302379 gene encoding LOW QUALITY PROTEIN: uncharacterized protein LOC106302379 (The sequence of the model RefSeq protein was modified relative to this genomic sequence to represent the inferred CDS: substituted 1 base at 1 genomic stop codon), whose protein sequence is MSSNPNRFSSYGDDNTNYHGFVPNFKNHNSKTTRSIFTTSDHMNHRGLFSSCPSFSCYQNSHVSSSSFGLNNSYMNYHMRSESDSVLGVNCFPMTNNPLYSQVSFTQTITNRFSAIVPSNQIYNIQNDIARVQHDMDFKTNMWNRPTSYRPTFLDKNCGILNPKPVNAIPRQDSPYRQHLDMFSSSSKYNHDRHVLQEGQSSRKSPKPNKSHDYNSDEDGRSXDVQYDGRTHSFPYEKYGPYTCPKCNSVFNTSKKFAAHMSSHYKNETKKERDERYRARIKNKYHKLSSNIHGGSKKIKLEAME